A part of Acropora palmata chromosome 6, jaAcrPala1.3, whole genome shotgun sequence genomic DNA contains:
- the LOC141884746 gene encoding uncharacterized protein LOC141884746 isoform X2: MSTALVFPIYDSSTTTKETNTFIESAVKRQGKILAVRRSSPRKRSSENALESPGGSSPKSPRQMSPRKNAKTTPSNKPKGCHSPLKTPPNTQRSKSVSGVKKSPLENQDSPPSARRSPKGHKTWIANFTIPNRVKGGQTQKMVNT; encoded by the exons ATGTCCACGGCACTCGTGTTCCCTATATACGACAGCTCTACAACAACTAAAGAGACTAATACCTTTATTGAGTCCGCTGTTAAGAGACAAGGGAAG ATTTTGGCAGTCAGAAGATCAAGCCCCAGAAAGCGATCAAGTGAAAATGCATTGGAAAGTCCAGGGGGTTCTTCGCCAAAGTCCCCTAGACAAATGAGTCCTCGTAAAAATGCGAAGACTACCCCATCCAATAAGCCAAAAGGGTGTCATTCACCACTTAAGACACCGCCAAATACTCAAAGATCAAAGTCAGTTTCAGGAGTGAAGAAAAGTCCTCTTGAAAACCAG GACTCTCCCCCATCAGCTAGAAGATCCCCAAAGGGGCATAAAACATGGATTGCGAATTTTACTATACCAAACCGGGTTAAAGGTGGTCAAACTCAGAAAATGGTGAACACCTGA
- the LOC141884746 gene encoding uncharacterized protein LOC141884746 isoform X3 codes for MSTALVFPIYDSSTTTKETNTFIESAVKRQGKILAVRRSSPRKRSSENALESPGGSSPKSPRQMSPRKNAKTTPSNKPKGCHSPLKTPPNTQRSKSVSGVKKSPLENQNDLRAKSCSAKDTFYLLCHGAGHQILFDSMLNLIM; via the exons ATGTCCACGGCACTCGTGTTCCCTATATACGACAGCTCTACAACAACTAAAGAGACTAATACCTTTATTGAGTCCGCTGTTAAGAGACAAGGGAAG ATTTTGGCAGTCAGAAGATCAAGCCCCAGAAAGCGATCAAGTGAAAATGCATTGGAAAGTCCAGGGGGTTCTTCGCCAAAGTCCCCTAGACAAATGAGTCCTCGTAAAAATGCGAAGACTACCCCATCCAATAAGCCAAAAGGGTGTCATTCACCACTTAAGACACCGCCAAATACTCAAAGATCAAAGTCAGTTTCAGGAGTGAAGAAAAGTCCTCTTGAAAACCAG AATGACCTAAGGGCCAAGTCATGCAGTGCCAAAGACACCTTTTACTTATTATGCCATGGAGCAGGACATCAGATACTATTTGATAGCATGCTTAACCTCATAATGTAG
- the LOC141884746 gene encoding uncharacterized protein LOC141884746 isoform X1, translating to MSTALVFPIYDSSTTTKETNTFIESAVKRQGKILAVRRSSPRKRSSENALESPGGSSPKSPRQMSPRKNAKTTPSNKPKGCHSPLKTPPNTQRSKSVSGVKKSPLENQKTDQKSSHMESSCCQPVQSSKSGKNIRKTRQRKAWINRKKLSRVSLSNVGEVIKRKLSEVNKESKNAKQIANGYFCKWKITIWKRTRNFFVLRMLFFKSIYQEVCYLKNTC from the exons ATGTCCACGGCACTCGTGTTCCCTATATACGACAGCTCTACAACAACTAAAGAGACTAATACCTTTATTGAGTCCGCTGTTAAGAGACAAGGGAAG ATTTTGGCAGTCAGAAGATCAAGCCCCAGAAAGCGATCAAGTGAAAATGCATTGGAAAGTCCAGGGGGTTCTTCGCCAAAGTCCCCTAGACAAATGAGTCCTCGTAAAAATGCGAAGACTACCCCATCCAATAAGCCAAAAGGGTGTCATTCACCACTTAAGACACCGCCAAATACTCAAAGATCAAAGTCAGTTTCAGGAGTGAAGAAAAGTCCTCTTGAAAACCAG AAAACTGATCAAAAAAGCAGTCACATGGAATCAAGTTGCTGTCAACCAGTTCAGTCATCCAAAAGTGGAAagaacataagaaaaacaagacaaagaaagGCCTGGATAAATCGAAAGAAACTTTCAAGAGTTTCACTATCTAATGTTGGTGAAGTGATAAAGAGAAAGTTAAGTGAAGTTAACAAGGAAAGCAAGAATGCCAAGCAGATAGCAAATGGTTATTTTTGTAAATGGAAGATAACTATATGGAAGAGAACAAGAAACTTCTTTGTGCTAAGAATGTTATTCTTCAAGTCGATATACCAAGAAGTATGCTACTTAAAAAATACTTGCTAG